A section of the Gloeobacter violaceus PCC 7421 genome encodes:
- a CDS encoding ATP phosphoribosyltransferase regulatory subunit has product MYQPPTGVRDLLPLDVSQKLWIEQRLQRVFTRWGYQRIITPTLERMETLQASGSVDLQAILQLRDAEGVSLGLRPDPTPSLARAVATRLADAPLPVRLSYQMNVFRSTTQPQEFYQAGVELIGAGGVLADAEVLLVLAECLAELAPPDWTLILGAVAFTRSWLAQVAEPARHRLRRAMAELDRVAILAEAGIDEAVRSQLLLLFDLRGEPEMVLSKASSLPMSDAQRAELAELETLTGWLRGRSVPVVLDLSLVEAFDYYTGLIFEVSAGGRLIGRGGRYDHLLGSYGKPAPGAGFALNLEALQQVLLPTGKLPGRTVGGGFLVVPDGPDAWEAALAEADKLRCAPGERVEIELLGRTGEEAIAHGRALGAAVVRWVHPDGSTTDCDLAVIQ; this is encoded by the coding sequence ATGTACCAACCGCCGACCGGGGTGCGCGACTTGCTGCCCCTCGACGTCTCGCAAAAGCTCTGGATCGAACAGCGCCTGCAGCGGGTGTTCACCCGCTGGGGCTACCAGCGCATCATCACTCCGACCCTCGAACGGATGGAGACGCTGCAGGCGAGCGGTTCGGTCGACCTGCAGGCGATCTTGCAGCTGCGCGACGCCGAGGGGGTGTCGCTGGGCCTCAGACCCGACCCGACGCCGTCGCTGGCGCGGGCGGTGGCCACGCGCCTTGCCGATGCGCCCTTGCCGGTGCGGCTCTCGTATCAGATGAACGTCTTTCGCAGCACCACGCAGCCGCAGGAATTTTACCAGGCCGGGGTGGAACTGATCGGCGCGGGCGGGGTGCTCGCCGACGCCGAGGTGCTGCTTGTACTCGCCGAGTGCCTGGCCGAACTGGCTCCGCCAGATTGGACGCTGATTTTGGGCGCGGTCGCGTTTACCCGTTCGTGGCTTGCCCAGGTGGCAGAACCCGCCCGCCACCGGCTGCGCCGGGCGATGGCCGAACTCGACCGCGTGGCGATTCTTGCTGAAGCGGGCATCGACGAGGCGGTCAGATCCCAGTTGTTGTTGTTGTTTGACCTGCGCGGCGAACCGGAAATGGTGCTCAGCAAGGCGTCCTCGCTGCCGATGAGCGACGCCCAGCGCGCGGAACTCGCCGAACTGGAGACGCTCACCGGCTGGCTGAGGGGCCGCTCGGTGCCGGTGGTGCTCGATTTGAGCCTGGTCGAAGCGTTCGATTACTACACGGGCCTCATCTTCGAGGTGAGCGCCGGGGGGCGTCTGATCGGCCGTGGGGGCCGCTATGACCATCTGCTGGGTTCCTACGGCAAACCGGCGCCGGGGGCGGGCTTTGCCCTGAACCTCGAAGCGCTCCAGCAGGTACTCTTGCCCACCGGCAAACTGCCCGGCCGCACGGTGGGGGGTGGCTTTTTGGTGGTGCCCGACGGGCCGGACGCCTGGGAGGCGGCCCTGGCTGAGGCGGATAAGCTGCGCTGCGCTCCCGGCGAGCGGGTGGAGATTGAACTGTTGGGCCGCACCGGTGAGGAGGCAATTGCCCACGGTCGGGCTCTGGGTGCGGCCGTCGTGCGCTGGGTTCACCCCGACGGTAGTACCACCGATTGCGACCTTGCGGTCATACAGTGA
- a CDS encoding saccharopine dehydrogenase family protein, with protein MTDRRYDVVLYGATGFVGQQTAQYFTRHTRPGAVHWAIAGRNRQKLESLKAQLGTNVDVLIADSTDQPALDAVAAQTRVILNTAGPFALYGDAIVDACVRLRTHYVDITGETPWVRDLIDRYHERAASEGTRIIPCCGFDSVPSDLGSYLMVRHLQREWGVSCRAVKAYFQMYGGLNGGTLASGLNLYDSGRAARVSDLFLLDPPGEHSSTELERNRDPEAPEYDAGVDTWVGPFFMGLVNTRVVRRSRALYDQWQEPYGPQFVYQEYLKFDPPLAWLQATVVTVGTALFAGIMQQAPLRPLLQSLLPEPGSGPSEQTMNEGWFRCELLGVAEDGRRVKGLICDQGDPGNRATVKFLCESALSLVLNTDELPGGQQRGGVLTPATGLGEVLAERLRSAGMTLKVGVV; from the coding sequence ATGACTGACCGTCGCTATGATGTCGTACTTTACGGAGCTACCGGCTTCGTCGGCCAACAGACAGCACAGTACTTTACTCGACACACTCGCCCCGGTGCGGTCCATTGGGCAATCGCGGGCCGGAATCGACAAAAACTCGAATCGCTCAAGGCTCAGCTTGGCACCAATGTGGATGTCCTGATTGCTGACAGCACCGACCAGCCTGCCCTCGATGCCGTCGCAGCCCAGACCCGCGTCATTTTAAACACAGCAGGGCCTTTTGCCCTCTACGGAGACGCCATCGTCGATGCTTGCGTCCGGTTGCGAACGCATTATGTCGATATCACCGGCGAAACCCCCTGGGTGAGAGATCTTATCGACCGCTATCACGAGCGGGCCGCATCGGAGGGAACTCGGATCATTCCTTGCTGCGGGTTCGATTCAGTGCCGTCGGATCTGGGCAGTTACCTGATGGTTCGGCACCTGCAACGAGAATGGGGAGTGTCCTGCCGGGCGGTGAAGGCCTATTTTCAGATGTACGGCGGCTTGAACGGCGGCACCCTCGCTTCTGGACTGAATTTGTACGATTCCGGGCGGGCGGCCCGGGTGAGCGATCTCTTTCTGCTGGATCCGCCGGGTGAACATTCCAGCACGGAATTGGAGCGCAATCGGGACCCGGAGGCCCCCGAGTACGATGCCGGTGTGGATACCTGGGTTGGACCGTTCTTCATGGGCCTGGTGAACACCCGCGTCGTGCGCCGCAGCCGTGCCCTCTATGACCAGTGGCAAGAGCCTTACGGTCCGCAATTCGTCTACCAGGAATATCTCAAGTTCGATCCACCGCTGGCGTGGCTACAGGCCACGGTTGTCACCGTCGGCACGGCCTTGTTTGCAGGAATTATGCAACAAGCCCCGCTGCGGCCGTTACTGCAATCGCTGCTTCCCGAGCCCGGCAGTGGTCCCTCCGAGCAGACGATGAACGAGGGTTGGTTCCGCTGTGAACTTTTGGGAGTCGCTGAGGACGGGCGCCGGGTGAAGGGACTGATCTGTGACCAGGGAGATCCAGGCAACCGCGCCACGGTCAAATTCCTGTGCGAGTCGGCTCTGAGCTTGGTCTTGAACACCGATGAGTTGCCGGGTGGACAACAGCGAGGCGGTGTCCTGACACCTGCAACCGGGCTTGGAGAAGTGCTGGCAGAACGGCTGCGCAGCGCAGGGATGACCCTGAAGGTTGGTGTCGTTTAG
- a CDS encoding BPSS1187 family protein — MISRWFPLAACLLAGLLSSTVAASADPAVCPTGTQASKIFASGNLACAIAPSATDPAIADRVSGQTGYGYHAVAFPAKLEDLKGVLVFLLASNSRPYNPISGKYMIANILDEGASAGLLVLQLAYANSTSIGSLCGEDPDCYGPARREVVYGEAVSPVVAVDYPNSLINRLERLVAYLKVNLPPEVRLPEAIGGETIDWSKLLLGGHSQGGGHVGLLAQAFGVANVCYLSSIVDAVIDGDGYASASWITTPFVTPVSAMRAVVHQIDTQAPKILTNFATLGLSASAGTTASDNGYLTLTNKPMGSSHGATVKDPQYAAERHWACYQPAG; from the coding sequence ATGATCTCCAGATGGTTTCCATTGGCCGCCTGCCTGCTGGCCGGTCTGCTCAGTTCGACTGTAGCGGCTTCGGCAGACCCGGCGGTCTGCCCGACGGGCACCCAGGCGAGCAAGATCTTTGCAAGCGGTAATCTGGCTTGTGCAATCGCCCCCTCGGCTACCGACCCGGCCATTGCCGATCGGGTGAGCGGCCAGACCGGCTACGGCTACCACGCGGTGGCCTTCCCGGCAAAGCTCGAAGACCTCAAAGGCGTGCTGGTTTTCCTGTTGGCAAGCAACAGCCGCCCCTACAACCCCATCAGCGGCAAATACATGATCGCCAATATCCTCGATGAAGGCGCCTCGGCAGGTTTGCTGGTCCTCCAGCTGGCCTACGCCAATTCGACGAGCATCGGCAGCCTGTGCGGCGAAGATCCCGACTGCTACGGCCCGGCCCGCCGCGAGGTGGTTTACGGCGAGGCGGTCTCGCCGGTGGTGGCAGTGGATTATCCCAATTCGCTAATCAACCGGCTCGAACGCCTGGTGGCCTACCTCAAGGTCAACCTGCCTCCGGAGGTGCGCCTGCCGGAAGCCATCGGTGGGGAGACCATCGACTGGTCGAAATTGCTTCTGGGCGGCCACAGCCAGGGAGGCGGTCACGTGGGTCTATTGGCCCAGGCGTTTGGGGTGGCGAATGTCTGCTATCTCTCGTCGATCGTAGACGCGGTGATCGACGGCGATGGGTACGCCTCCGCCTCCTGGATCACCACACCCTTTGTCACACCCGTTTCGGCGATGCGCGCCGTCGTGCACCAGATCGACACTCAGGCTCCTAAAATTCTGACCAACTTTGCAACCCTTGGCCTTTCGGCTTCTGCAGGAACAACCGCCTCCGACAACGGCTACCTCACCCTTACAAACAAACCCATGGGTAGTTCCCACGGGGCGACCGTCAAAGATCCCCAGTACGCTGCCGAGCGGCACTGGGCCTGTTATCAACCGGCGGGCTAA
- a CDS encoding PII-interacting protein PipX family protein: MNEQYLQHPHFGLMFLVCSLGPKKGLFATLYAQRMLFVVTETEAETMQFESLSRLQARQLIDDRMRACRRGTLELDHQTLDRMKAFYQHAL; this comes from the coding sequence ATGAACGAGCAGTACCTGCAACATCCGCATTTCGGGTTGATGTTCCTGGTATGCAGTCTGGGACCGAAGAAGGGTCTATTTGCAACCCTTTACGCCCAGCGGATGTTGTTTGTCGTCACCGAGACCGAAGCAGAGACGATGCAGTTCGAGTCGCTCAGCCGACTGCAGGCTCGACAGTTGATCGACGATCGGATGCGGGCCTGTCGGCGCGGCACCCTCGAACTTGATCACCAGACCCTTGACCGCATGAAAGCCTTCTATCAGCACGCGCTTTGA
- a CDS encoding UvrD-helicase domain-containing protein, producing MVLGMDALLNPSQQKAVERFNGPLLVVAGAGSGKTRVLTYRIAHLIETYQVDPEHILAVTFTNKAAGEMKERILQLFCERTARSRGGEAFAALPDPERRAIAGRVRRELIQPLWVGTFHALCARMLRYDIDKYTDQRGRTWQRNFTIFDESDVQDQIKDIVTKQLNLDDRRYVPRSVRFAISGAKNQGLSPEEYQHSEGGSLRARTIAQVYERYQDQLARNNALDFDDLIWVPVQLLRRRPDVLDYWHRRFRHILVDEYQDTNRTQYDLIRLLATNNQPKSEWDWRDRSVFVVGDADQAIYSFRQADFRILMDFQSDFGDGLADDETETLIKLEENYRSSATILDVANELIANNIERIDKVLRATRPAGLPVSLHEAEDEVAEAEYIVGQLRKLKDADTRPWNDFAVLYRVNAQSQPIEQALSRWGVPYTVVGGLRFYDRREIKDVLSYLKAIHNPADSVALKRSMSAPRRGIGKTTLDKLEAGAGMLQTSLWQLLTDETSIKNLAGRTSGPILQFVRFVERLQELAARVRVSELLDTVLKESGYVQMLQEEGTEEAEGRLENVLELRSVVQRFEEESEDPENATLEAFLANVSLASDLDNLEAGAERISLMTLHAAKGLEFPVVFLGGLEDGLFPHFRAIQDGDSAAIEEERRLCYVGITRAKERLFLSYAQARRLYGDRQPAIPSQFLKELPAEKLAGTRVRKGLADRRRDRAERIAARPAAVPPLAPPARRKSPAQNWAVGDRVEHDQFGLGQITHVLGVGEKQYLAISFPGQGKKVIDPRLAPLRKLAE from the coding sequence ATGGTCCTCGGTATGGATGCTTTGCTCAATCCTTCGCAGCAAAAAGCGGTGGAGCGCTTCAACGGTCCGCTGTTGGTGGTGGCGGGTGCGGGTAGCGGCAAGACGCGGGTACTGACCTATCGCATCGCCCATCTCATCGAGACTTACCAGGTGGACCCCGAGCACATCCTGGCGGTCACCTTCACCAACAAAGCAGCGGGCGAGATGAAGGAGCGCATCTTGCAACTCTTTTGCGAGCGCACCGCCAGAAGCCGCGGCGGTGAGGCGTTTGCCGCCCTGCCCGACCCCGAGCGGCGCGCCATCGCAGGCCGGGTGCGCCGGGAATTGATTCAGCCTTTGTGGGTGGGGACTTTTCATGCCCTGTGCGCCCGTATGCTGCGCTACGACATCGACAAGTACACCGACCAACGCGGGCGCACCTGGCAGCGCAACTTCACGATCTTCGACGAATCGGACGTGCAGGATCAGATCAAAGACATCGTCACCAAGCAGCTCAACCTGGACGACCGCCGCTACGTGCCCCGCTCGGTGCGCTTCGCCATCAGCGGCGCCAAAAACCAGGGCCTTTCGCCGGAAGAATACCAGCACTCAGAAGGCGGTTCGCTGCGCGCCCGCACGATCGCCCAGGTCTACGAGCGCTACCAGGACCAGCTGGCGCGCAACAACGCCCTCGATTTCGACGATCTGATCTGGGTGCCGGTGCAGTTGTTGCGCCGGCGCCCCGACGTGCTCGATTACTGGCACCGCCGCTTCCGTCACATCCTGGTCGACGAGTACCAGGACACCAACCGCACCCAGTACGACCTGATTCGCCTACTCGCCACCAACAACCAACCCAAAAGCGAGTGGGACTGGCGCGACCGGTCGGTCTTTGTGGTGGGCGACGCGGACCAGGCCATCTACAGCTTTCGCCAGGCGGATTTTCGCATCCTGATGGATTTTCAGTCCGATTTTGGCGACGGCCTAGCCGACGACGAGACCGAGACGCTCATCAAGCTCGAAGAGAACTACCGCTCCTCGGCCACGATTCTCGATGTCGCCAACGAACTGATCGCCAACAACATCGAGCGCATCGACAAGGTGCTGAGGGCCACCCGTCCGGCGGGCTTGCCCGTGTCGCTGCACGAGGCGGAGGACGAGGTGGCCGAAGCTGAGTACATTGTCGGGCAACTGCGCAAACTCAAAGACGCCGACACTCGTCCCTGGAACGACTTTGCGGTACTCTACCGCGTCAACGCCCAGTCGCAGCCCATCGAGCAGGCGCTTTCGCGCTGGGGGGTGCCCTACACGGTGGTGGGCGGCTTGCGCTTCTACGACCGCCGTGAGATCAAGGACGTTCTGAGTTACCTCAAGGCGATCCACAATCCCGCCGACTCGGTCGCCCTCAAGCGCTCGATGTCCGCGCCGCGCCGCGGCATCGGCAAAACGACACTGGATAAGCTCGAAGCCGGGGCCGGGATGCTCCAGACTTCGCTATGGCAACTGCTCACCGACGAGACGAGTATTAAAAATTTGGCCGGGCGCACCAGCGGACCAATTCTCCAGTTCGTGCGCTTTGTCGAGCGCCTGCAGGAGCTGGCCGCCCGGGTGCGCGTCTCGGAACTGCTCGATACGGTTCTCAAAGAGTCGGGCTACGTGCAGATGCTTCAGGAAGAAGGCACCGAGGAAGCCGAGGGGCGCCTCGAAAACGTCCTGGAGTTGCGCTCGGTGGTCCAGCGCTTCGAAGAAGAAAGCGAAGATCCCGAAAACGCGACGCTCGAAGCCTTTTTGGCCAATGTCTCGCTCGCGTCGGATCTGGACAATCTCGAAGCGGGGGCCGAGCGCATCTCGCTGATGACGCTGCACGCCGCCAAGGGTCTGGAGTTTCCGGTGGTGTTTTTGGGCGGCCTCGAAGACGGCCTTTTTCCGCACTTTCGGGCGATTCAAGACGGTGACAGCGCCGCCATCGAGGAGGAGCGCCGATTGTGCTACGTGGGGATCACCCGCGCCAAGGAGCGTCTGTTCTTGAGCTATGCCCAGGCCCGCCGCCTCTACGGCGACCGCCAGCCCGCCATCCCGTCGCAGTTTCTCAAGGAACTGCCCGCCGAGAAACTGGCCGGTACCCGCGTGCGCAAGGGTCTTGCCGACCGGAGGCGCGACCGGGCCGAGCGGATTGCCGCCCGCCCGGCCGCCGTCCCGCCGCTCGCCCCGCCCGCGCGGCGCAAAAGCCCCGCCCAGAACTGGGCGGTGGGCGACCGGGTCGAGCACGACCAGTTCGGTCTCGGGCAGATTACCCACGTCCTGGGTGTGGGCGAGAAGCAGTACCTGGCCATCAGCTTCCCCGGCCAGGGCAAAAAAGTGATCGACCCGCGCCTGGCGCCTCTGCGCAAGCTGGCTGAGTGA
- a CDS encoding DUF433 domain-containing protein gives MNYREHITIDPRIRSGKPCIRGTRITVTDVFDYLGGGMTIPEVLEDFPDLTADDIQACFAFAADRDRRMNVVPYEAAL, from the coding sequence ATGAATTACCGCGAACACATCACCATTGACCCGCGCATCCGCAGCGGAAAGCCCTGCATCCGCGGCACCCGCATCACCGTGACCGATGTATTCGATTATCTTGGGGGCGGAATGACCATTCCCGAGGTGCTGGAGGATTTTCCTGACCTCACCGCCGACGACATTCAAGCGTGCTTTGCCTTTGCCGCAGACCGTGACCGCCGTATGAACGTCGTTCCGTATGAAGCTGCTCTTTGA
- a CDS encoding DUF5615 family PIN-like protein yields the protein MKLLFDENLSPKLPRLLAALFPDSVHVRECGLLGLTDEDVWEYARVNGFTIVSKDSDFQQRSLLYGHPPKIVWLCVGNCTRQQLVQLLMLYEQDIHALDTDPCTALLVLS from the coding sequence ATGAAGCTGCTCTTTGATGAAAACCTCTCGCCCAAGCTACCCCGCCTGCTAGCGGCGCTTTTTCCGGACAGCGTGCATGTCCGCGAGTGTGGGCTACTTGGACTTACCGACGAGGATGTTTGGGAGTATGCCCGCGTCAACGGCTTCACTATCGTCTCGAAGGACTCCGATTTTCAGCAGCGTAGCTTGCTCTACGGACATCCACCCAAAATCGTTTGGCTGTGCGTCGGCAATTGCACTCGGCAGCAACTTGTTCAACTGCTCATGCTCTACGAGCAGGACATCCATGCGCTGGACACAGACCCATGCACGGCGCTTCTCGTCCTCTCGTAG
- a CDS encoding J domain-containing protein: MSTPTHYQTLGIEPSATTEEIRAAYRRLAKQHHPDTGALAGHQRMVILNEAYEVLSEPQRRQSYDRLLAHGDERPSRVATQTVPRAPFGRGASEDSERQRWLRDIYRPVNAAIYRVIRPFRRQLDELAYDPYDDELIAEFVAYLERSQVIYQQAKALFASRPNPAGAALVAELLYHSLNQLGDALDELRYFTLNYDYQHLHVGQELVGIVTDLRRQATEAAERLLQMG; encoded by the coding sequence GTGAGCACACCGACCCACTATCAGACTCTTGGCATCGAGCCGTCGGCGACGACGGAGGAGATTCGTGCGGCTTACCGGCGGCTGGCCAAGCAGCACCATCCCGACACCGGTGCCCTCGCCGGTCACCAGCGGATGGTGATACTTAACGAAGCTTACGAGGTCTTGAGCGAGCCGCAGCGGCGCCAGTCCTACGATCGGCTATTGGCCCATGGCGATGAGCGCCCCAGCCGGGTTGCCACCCAGACGGTCCCGCGCGCCCCCTTCGGGCGGGGCGCCAGCGAGGATAGCGAGCGCCAGCGCTGGCTGAGAGACATCTACCGGCCGGTCAACGCCGCCATTTACCGGGTGATCCGCCCTTTCCGGCGGCAGCTCGATGAGCTTGCCTACGACCCCTACGACGACGAACTGATCGCCGAATTTGTGGCTTATCTGGAGCGCTCGCAGGTCATTTATCAGCAGGCGAAGGCGCTGTTTGCTTCGCGGCCCAACCCGGCGGGAGCGGCGCTGGTGGCCGAACTGCTCTACCACAGCCTCAACCAGCTGGGTGATGCCCTCGACGAATTGCGCTACTTCACGCTCAATTACGACTACCAGCATCTACACGTCGGCCAGGAACTGGTGGGGATCGTCACCGACCTGCGCCGCCAGGCGACCGAAGCGGCTGAGCGCCTGCTGCAGATGGGATAG
- the murF gene encoding UDP-N-acetylmuramoyl-tripeptide--D-alanyl-D-alanine ligase: MFEIDTQTLQTLLGAEAEGTLPMSVRGVGTDTRALAPGALFVALRGERFDGHDYARQAVAGGAALVIAERPVAVPHLRVADTLEAYQTLARWWRDRCTLPVVAVTGSAGKTTTRELIRAVLATAGPVLAPPGNENNDVGVPKLLLQLTGAHRYCVVEMGMRGPGEIARLARCAAPNVGVITNVGSAHIGRLGSHAAIADAKCELLAELPCSGIAVLNGEDERLLSTARRHWAGPVLTYGLDAGDVMGSFDGVHLHVDGIAFIPPLPGRHNHLNFLAALAVARHLGLELLQVRERLKDLQLPTGRSRVIALEGDVQLIDETYNSAPESARAALAWLAGLPGRRIAVLGQMRELGEFSRELHRVLGEHCRRLALDEVVVLEAGEDTEALLAGAGDLPAVQLADHRAVAAYLADRVRPGDRLLFKASRAVGLERVLAEFQDLFRAGTPSERAQ; this comes from the coding sequence ATGTTTGAAATCGACACACAGACACTGCAAACCCTCCTGGGCGCCGAGGCGGAAGGAACGCTTCCGATGTCGGTGCGGGGCGTCGGGACCGACACACGCGCCCTCGCGCCGGGAGCGCTGTTCGTGGCGCTTCGGGGCGAACGCTTCGACGGCCACGACTACGCGCGGCAGGCGGTGGCCGGGGGGGCGGCCCTGGTGATTGCCGAGCGGCCGGTGGCGGTGCCTCATCTGCGGGTGGCCGACACCCTGGAGGCTTATCAGACGCTGGCGCGCTGGTGGCGGGATCGCTGCACGCTGCCGGTGGTGGCCGTCACCGGTTCGGCCGGCAAAACCACCACCCGCGAACTGATTCGCGCCGTGCTCGCCACCGCCGGACCGGTCCTCGCCCCGCCCGGCAACGAAAACAACGACGTGGGCGTGCCAAAGTTGCTGCTCCAACTCACCGGTGCCCACCGCTACTGCGTGGTCGAGATGGGCATGCGCGGCCCGGGGGAGATTGCTCGCCTCGCCCGCTGTGCCGCCCCGAATGTCGGGGTGATTACCAACGTCGGCAGCGCCCATATCGGACGGCTTGGCTCCCACGCCGCTATCGCCGACGCCAAGTGCGAACTGCTCGCCGAGCTGCCGTGCTCAGGGATCGCCGTTCTCAACGGCGAAGACGAGCGGCTGCTTTCCACCGCCCGCCGCCACTGGGCGGGGCCGGTGCTCACCTATGGTCTTGATGCCGGGGATGTTATGGGCAGCTTCGACGGCGTGCACCTGCACGTCGATGGGATCGCCTTTATTCCACCCCTGCCGGGCCGCCATAACCACCTCAACTTCCTGGCCGCCCTGGCGGTCGCCCGCCACCTCGGGTTGGAGTTGCTCCAGGTGCGCGAGCGCCTCAAAGATCTTCAGTTACCCACCGGCCGCAGCCGGGTGATCGCCCTTGAAGGCGACGTGCAACTGATTGACGAAACCTACAACAGCGCCCCCGAATCGGCCCGCGCCGCCCTTGCATGGCTTGCCGGCCTGCCCGGCCGCCGGATCGCGGTTCTAGGACAGATGCGTGAATTGGGCGAATTCAGCCGGGAGCTGCATCGCGTCCTGGGCGAGCACTGCCGCCGTCTGGCCCTCGACGAAGTGGTGGTTCTGGAGGCGGGCGAGGACACCGAAGCGTTGCTTGCAGGAGCCGGAGATCTTCCGGCGGTACAGCTTGCCGACCACCGGGCGGTGGCCGCATATCTGGCAGATCGGGTGCGACCGGGGGATCGCCTTTTATTTAAGGCTTCGCGGGCGGTGGGTCTGGAGCGGGTGCTGGCGGAGTTTCAGGATTTGTTCCGGGCAGGTACGCCGTCTGAGCGTGCACAATAG
- a CDS encoding M48 family metallopeptidase, which produces MTTSSSTAPTPYRLTGISPKAYEHPADRAATAALKQIPFIDVLIKKLFEFGLERSFKQQLLGNGIRLGPNQLPKIHQAYLSCLDTLDMPSVYELYLLQTPQVNAMAFGADRPIIILNSGLASILEEDELKSVLAHEVGHILSEHVLYRTVLALLLNVSLSTLPLPPLGNLPIQAIILVLQEWSRASELSCDRAAALVVRDPRIHCRTLMKLAGGNVEGLNVDAFIQQASQYETWDDYVDRGLRFFGELGTTHPYAVRRVSELTRWIQSGEFDRIIGGNYVRRGQEPPPTAEFERAVDFYAAQFRHLIGETGLGVQQLSRQITDWLRELQRTTAGGAREAQR; this is translated from the coding sequence ATGACCACCAGCAGCAGCACTGCGCCTACGCCCTACCGGCTGACCGGCATCAGCCCCAAAGCCTACGAGCACCCGGCCGACCGCGCCGCCACCGCCGCCCTCAAGCAAATCCCGTTTATCGACGTGCTCATCAAGAAGCTCTTCGAATTCGGCCTGGAGCGCTCCTTCAAGCAGCAGTTGCTGGGTAACGGCATCCGGTTGGGGCCGAACCAGCTGCCGAAAATCCATCAAGCGTACCTCTCCTGCCTCGACACGCTCGATATGCCCTCGGTCTACGAGCTGTATCTATTGCAGACGCCCCAGGTCAACGCCATGGCCTTCGGGGCCGACCGGCCAATCATCATCCTCAACTCGGGCCTCGCTTCGATCCTCGAAGAGGACGAACTGAAGTCGGTGCTTGCCCACGAGGTGGGGCATATTCTCTCGGAGCACGTCCTCTACCGCACGGTGCTCGCTCTGCTGCTCAACGTCAGCCTCAGTACCCTGCCCTTACCACCCCTGGGTAATCTGCCCATTCAAGCGATCATCCTGGTGTTGCAGGAGTGGTCGCGCGCTTCGGAATTGAGCTGCGACCGGGCTGCCGCGCTGGTGGTGCGCGACCCGCGCATTCACTGCCGCACCTTGATGAAGCTCGCGGGCGGCAACGTCGAGGGGCTCAACGTCGATGCTTTTATCCAGCAGGCGAGCCAGTACGAGACCTGGGACGACTACGTCGATCGGGGATTGCGCTTTTTTGGCGAACTGGGCACCACCCACCCCTACGCCGTGCGCCGCGTCTCCGAGTTGACCCGCTGGATCCAATCGGGTGAATTCGACCGGATCATCGGCGGCAATTATGTGCGCCGCGGCCAGGAGCCGCCCCCGACCGCCGAATTCGAGCGGGCCGTCGATTTCTACGCAGCCCAATTCCGCCACCTGATCGGCGAGACGGGGTTGGGGGTGCAGCAGTTGTCGCGTCAGATCACCGATTGGCTGCGCGAGCTGCAGCGCACCACGGCGGGCGGGGCGCGCGAGGCGCAGCGCTAG
- the psaM gene encoding photosystem I reaction center subunit XII, with amino-acid sequence MAATVVSGAQVAIAFVVALIAGIAALLLSTALGK; translated from the coding sequence TTGGCCGCCACCGTCGTCTCCGGAGCCCAGGTCGCTATCGCTTTCGTCGTCGCCTTAATCGCGGGCATCGCCGCTTTGCTTCTATCGACCGCCCTCGGCAAGTAA
- a CDS encoding MotA/TolQ/ExbB proton channel family protein codes for MAVIDWFVRGGIVMWPMLLCSIIALAIIIERIIYYVRLLPRQKAFVEQAFATERYQPDQLRRLINENADIPLGRIFGSALSVRTDDETAFRLAIEGAAKTEIPKLKRFVSVLDTIVTLSPLLGLLGTVLGLINSFASLGLGTEASSKGLEVAGGISEALIATATGMMVALFTLIFASLFRALARRQIVLMETAGTQLELRWRMAETEGVKR; via the coding sequence ATGGCAGTAATAGACTGGTTTGTGCGGGGCGGCATCGTCATGTGGCCGATGCTGCTGTGCTCGATCATCGCCCTGGCCATCATCATCGAGCGCATCATCTACTACGTCCGCCTGCTGCCGCGCCAGAAGGCTTTCGTCGAACAGGCCTTCGCCACCGAGCGCTACCAGCCCGACCAGCTCAGGCGGCTGATTAACGAAAATGCGGACATTCCGCTGGGTCGGATCTTCGGTTCGGCGCTCTCGGTGCGCACCGACGACGAGACGGCCTTCCGCCTGGCGATCGAAGGGGCGGCCAAAACCGAGATCCCGAAGCTGAAGCGCTTCGTGTCGGTACTGGACACGATCGTGACCTTGTCGCCGTTGTTGGGTCTGTTGGGAACGGTGCTGGGTCTGATCAATTCCTTTGCGTCGCTGGGGTTGGGTACGGAGGCCTCCAGCAAGGGTCTGGAAGTGGCGGGTGGCATTTCCGAGGCGCTGATTGCGACGGCGACGGGGATGATGGTGGCGCTGTTTACGCTGATATTTGCGAGTTTGTTTCGGGCGTTGGCCCGCCGTCAGATTGTGCTGATGGAGACGGCGGGGACGCAGCTGGAGTTGCGCTGGCGGATGGCGGAGACCGAGGGAGTGAAGCGATGA